The Archangium primigenium genomic interval GATGATCAGGGGGTTCATCTTCAGCGTGTGCCGCTGCACGAGCGGCTGCAGCAGGTTGCTCTCCACCTGCTGGTAGACGACGAAGAGGGCGAGGGCGATGAGCCCCTGCTTCATGCCCACCGAGGCCATCGTGGTGCTCGTCACCAGGATGCCGCCAAGGAAGGTGCCCACGAAGGGGATGAGTCCCAGCACCGTCATCATGAGGCCCAGGGGCAGGAAGTAGGGCACTCCGAGCACCAGGGTGATCACGGCCGTGGTGATGCCGCCGATGAGCGAGATGAGGAACGAGCCCGCCACGTAGCCGCCCACCACCCCCTTCATCCGATGGCCGATCCGCGCGTAGCGCTCCCGCTGGGTGGGCCGGACCCACCGCAAGAGGGCCTGGAAGAGGTCATCGCCGAACAGCAGGAAGAAGACCGTCAGCACGGCGACGGTGACCGCGGCCACGACGTTGCGCAGCACGTCCGTCACCACCCCGAGCATGGGCCCGGGCATGCCCGACACCTGCCGCTGCAGCTGCTGCGCCGCCTGGTCGATGACGTCGTAGCGCTTGTCCAGCTTCTCCACCCAGGGGTGGTGCTGCAGCCGATCCAGGAATCCGGGCGCGGCCTGGACGAGCGCGCGGCCCTGCTCGACGAGCATGGGCACCAGGGTGACCACCAGCGCCGACAGGAGACCCAGTCCCAGCAGCGCCACGCCGAGCACCGCCAGGCCCCGGCGCAGTCCTCGCGCCTCCAGCCAGCTCACCAGCGGGTTGGCGGCCAGAGCGAGAAAGAGCGACACCATCACCCAGGACAGCACCATGGCGGATTGGGTGAGCAGCCACAGCAGGGTGACGAGCGCCAGGGCGTGAAGCCCCACCGTCCAGACCGTGAGGGGCGTGACCTGCGAGCGGCGGGGTGAGGGCATCACGAATGGGTCCTCTCGAGCGGCGCGCGGGGGGCTCAGTCGTTGCCGAGGTCGTCCGGCCGAATCGGGCGCAGGGGCTCGTGGGGCTGGGCGGTGAGCTCACGCTCCTCGTCCTCGTCGTCATCGCCGCGGAACTCGCGGATCTGATCCGGCAGGATGTCGCGCGAGTCGGCCTCCTCCTCGAGCGGCGGCGTCATGGCCAGCTCCGCGTCGGTGAAGTTGAGCTCCTCGCGCCCGGTAACGGGATCCCGATGGCGCAGGGACTGGGACTCGCCGACTTCCTCGGCTCCGAGATTCTTGAATCGCATGGCTGGTCTCCCAAGGACGCCGGGATGGCGCATGAGCCAACGGTGCGAATCCAAGGGACTTCTCGCAACGGCCCTCGGTCGCTCGCCCGCCAGGGGGCTCAGCGCGGCGGGGTCACGTCCGCGGGGTAACGCGGCTCGGCCTCCAGCCACACCATGACGAGGGCGAGCACGCGGGAGAGCGTCTCGCGCAGGGCGTAGCGGCGCGTGGAGGGCTTGCCCTCGTCGGCGGCCACGCCCCAGGCGTCGATGCCCACGGAGTTGGCGATGTAGAGCGCGCGCGTCAGGTGGAAGCGCTGGGTGACGAGCACGGCCTGGCGCACGCCGAAGACCCCATGGGCCCGCACGGAGCTGTCGTAGGTGGACAGGCCCGCGGTGTCCTCCTGGATGGCCTCGGCGGGCACGCCCCGCTCGCGCACGTAGCGCACCATGGCGCGCGTCTCGTCGTGGAAGCGGTCCGAGTTGTCGCCGCTGAGCAGCAGCGTGCCCACGGTGCCCGCGCGGTACAGGGCCAGGGCGGCGTCCAGCCGCTGGGCGAGCACCGGCGAGGGTTTGCCTCCCCGGGCCAGCCCCGCGCCGTACACGAGCGCCACCGGCGCCCGGGGCACCTCGGCGCGCGGCAGGATGCGATCCGCGTAGCGGTGCTCGACGTACAGGGACAGGCTTCCCACGGCCAGGATGCCCAGGCCCGCGCCCAGCCCCATCAGGCGGACTGCTCGCCGCCACCGATTCTTTTGACCCTCCGGGCGCATGAACTCCGGCCCAACGGCCGGAACCCGCATTGTCGTCCCGACGGGGCTGCCAGGGAAGCGCACTCTCCTGGCCGCTCCCACGGCGTCGACTCGGGCGGTGGATTCCTGGCTCCCGGAAAACGGCGCGCGGGGTTGGAAGGCCACGGTTGACCGGCCGCCACACCACCCTATATAGGGGGCCGCGACCGGGCCGAACATCTCAGGCCCACGTTTCGACAGGAGCTGGTGGCCTCAATGGCGTCTCTTCGCGACATCCGCAAGCGCATCCGCTCGGTGAAGAACACGCGGCAGATCACCAAGGCCATGAAGATGGTGGCCGCCGCCAAGCTGCGCAAGGCCCAGGAAGCGATCACCGCCGCGCGGCCCTACGCGCAGATCCTCGATCAGATCATCTCCGACCTCGTGGTGCGCTCGCAGGGCGAGGAGCTGGCCCATCCGCTCCTCAGCTCGCGCCCGGTGCGCAAGGCCGAGGTGGTGCTGCTGACGTCGGACCGCGGCCTGGCCGGTGGTTTCAACTCCAACGTGATCCGGCGCGCCACCCGCTTCCTCTACGAGAACAACGGCGTGCAGGTGGAGTTCTCCACCGTGGGCCGCAAGGGCAACGACTTCTTCCGCCAGCGCGGGCAGTCGATGCGCAAGGACTTCGGGCACCTGTCCCAGAAGCCCGACTACACCCAGGCCTCCGCCGTGGCCGAGGAGCTGAGCGCGCGCTTCCTCAAGGGCGACGTGGACGCGGTCTACGTCATCTACAACGAGTTCCTCTCGGCCATTAACCAGAAGGTGACCGTGGCCCAGCTGCTGCCCCTGCAGACGCTGTCGGTCAGCGCGCCCACGGCCGCCCAGGTGGGTCAGGTCGCCCCCCAGGCGCAGCCCACGGCGGACCTGGTGGACTTCAAGTACGAGCCGGGCCGCCAGGAAGTGCTGGACCGGCTGGTGCCCCAGGCCGTGTCCATCAAGCTCTACCGCGCGCTGCTGGAGAGCGTGGCGAGCGAGCACGGCGCGCGCATGTCCGCCATGGAGAACGCGACGAGCAATGCCACGGACATGATCTCCAGCCTGACGCTCACCTACAACCGCACCCGCCAGGCGGTCATCACCAACGAGCTCATGGAGATTGTCTCCGGCGCCGAGGCGTTGAAGTAGTAGCGGGGCTTCTGGCCAGACGGCCTCCAATGTTGACCTCCGGGGGCGCCTGCAAGTAGAGCGGGCCCGCCCAAGCAGCCCCCGGGCCACCCTTTCGATGCAGTGACGGGAAGACAGTCCATGAGCGCTCAAGTTCCGACGGTAGGCAAGGTGACCCAGGT includes:
- a CDS encoding AI-2E family transporter is translated as MPSPRRSQVTPLTVWTVGLHALALVTLLWLLTQSAMVLSWVMVSLFLALAANPLVSWLEARGLRRGLAVLGVALLGLGLLSALVVTLVPMLVEQGRALVQAAPGFLDRLQHHPWVEKLDKRYDVIDQAAQQLQRQVSGMPGPMLGVVTDVLRNVVAAVTVAVLTVFFLLFGDDLFQALLRWVRPTQRERYARIGHRMKGVVGGYVAGSFLISLIGGITTAVITLVLGVPYFLPLGLMMTVLGLIPFVGTFLGGILVTSTTMASVGMKQGLIALALFVVYQQVESNLLQPLVQRHTLKMNPLIIALVMLVGTGLAGLLGALLSLPIAGALQVLMQERLARLHERWAFEESSGEGVILQPHDEGPRDPPPSQPPSISH
- a CDS encoding SanA/YdcF family protein; translated protein: MGLGAGLGILAVGSLSLYVEHRYADRILPRAEVPRAPVALVYGAGLARGGKPSPVLAQRLDAALALYRAGTVGTLLLSGDNSDRFHDETRAMVRYVRERGVPAEAIQEDTAGLSTYDSSVRAHGVFGVRQAVLVTQRFHLTRALYIANSVGIDAWGVAADEGKPSTRRYALRETLSRVLALVMVWLEAEPRYPADVTPPR
- the atpG gene encoding ATP synthase F1 subunit gamma; this translates as MASLRDIRKRIRSVKNTRQITKAMKMVAAAKLRKAQEAITAARPYAQILDQIISDLVVRSQGEELAHPLLSSRPVRKAEVVLLTSDRGLAGGFNSNVIRRATRFLYENNGVQVEFSTVGRKGNDFFRQRGQSMRKDFGHLSQKPDYTQASAVAEELSARFLKGDVDAVYVIYNEFLSAINQKVTVAQLLPLQTLSVSAPTAAQVGQVAPQAQPTADLVDFKYEPGRQEVLDRLVPQAVSIKLYRALLESVASEHGARMSAMENATSNATDMISSLTLTYNRTRQAVITNELMEIVSGAEALK